A region of Chloroflexota bacterium DNA encodes the following proteins:
- a CDS encoding DinB family protein has translation MLKDLDPLVSKLKEAHTILERTLAPLTDEQAIAITVTSEWSVKDAVAHLAGANRGMFGIAQRAARGEDPKLPAGYDNDTYNARQVAKRKEQTLAQIRAELDVTLNEMLAFLETVTQAQMDLQGEHPVFGEVKLKDLLVIIYSHETTHCNEIANAIHQAKK, from the coding sequence ACACGATCTTGGAGCGCACGCTTGCGCCGCTGACCGACGAGCAAGCCATCGCGATCACGGTGACGTCAGAGTGGTCGGTGAAGGACGCAGTCGCGCATCTCGCCGGCGCGAATCGCGGCATGTTTGGCATCGCGCAACGCGCAGCGCGCGGCGAAGATCCAAAATTGCCGGCAGGGTACGACAACGATACCTACAACGCGCGCCAAGTCGCCAAGCGCAAAGAGCAGACGCTCGCGCAGATTCGCGCGGAACTCGATGTGACGCTCAACGAGATGCTCGCGTTTTTGGAAACCGTAACGCAAGCGCAAATGGATTTGCAGGGCGAGCATCCGGTTTTCGGCGAAGTGAAATTGAAGGATTTGCTCGTCATCATTTACAGTCACGAAACGACGCATTGTAACGAAATCGCGAACGCAATTCATCAAGCGAAAAAATAA